From Alteromonas sp. RKMC-009, one genomic window encodes:
- the fadJ gene encoding fatty acid oxidation complex subunit alpha FadJ, which yields MSEQENQDVVMSDSSAKAFTLTRQDNGVAILTMDVPGESMNTLKAAFGDEISAVLDEIESDSSIKGVVLTSGKPSSFVAGADITMLAACETEADARALAAGGQAVFDRIENMKATFVAAIHGPALGGGLELALACHYRICTDSPKTQLGLPEVQLGLLPGSGGTQRLPRLIGVQQAMKMMLTGAPARAKQAKKYGIVDDMVPQSVLLDVAEQFALKAKPHRDAPQKGLVNKALEQNRFGRNLLFKKAREQTFAKTKGNYPAPAMIIDVIETGLNDGMKAGLNAEADAFGKLVMTPESFQLRQIFFATTEMKKEHGVEGVKPAKVHKTGVLGGGLMGGGIAYVTATKAGVPARIKDVREEGIANAMKYSYDILNKKVKKRFMLKSEMQKQLSLLTGSLDYRGFQDADIVIEAVFEDLALKQQMVADIEANCKAETIFASNTSSIPITDIAAKAQRPENVIGLHYFSPVDKMPLAEVIAHDKTSDETISTTVEFARKQGKTPVVVKDGAGFYVNRILAPYMNEAACLLLAGEPVEYIDKSLVKFGFPVGPVKLLDEVGIDVGTKIIPFLVEQFGSRFEAPAAFDKVLADDRKGKKNGKGFYLYEGKKPGKEVDESIYTVLGVTPSKKLSERAIAERCVLMMLNEAARCLDEGVIRSARDGDIGAIFGIGFPPFLGGPFRYMDTLGLDTVVNKLTQLAGSVDPKFTPAECLQEMAKENKTFY from the coding sequence ATGAGCGAACAGGAAAATCAGGACGTGGTTATGAGTGATTCATCTGCCAAAGCATTTACCCTCACAAGACAGGACAATGGTGTTGCCATTCTGACGATGGATGTTCCGGGCGAGTCAATGAATACGCTGAAAGCGGCTTTCGGAGACGAGATTTCTGCGGTCCTTGATGAAATAGAGAGCGACAGCAGCATTAAAGGTGTTGTGCTGACAAGCGGAAAGCCTTCTTCCTTCGTAGCGGGTGCTGACATCACTATGCTTGCAGCCTGTGAAACCGAGGCTGATGCCAGAGCGCTGGCGGCCGGTGGTCAGGCTGTGTTTGATCGCATTGAGAATATGAAAGCTACTTTTGTTGCTGCTATTCATGGCCCTGCCCTGGGTGGTGGTCTGGAGCTGGCGCTGGCTTGTCATTACCGTATTTGTACCGATTCACCAAAAACACAGTTGGGCTTGCCAGAAGTTCAGTTAGGCTTGCTGCCCGGCAGTGGCGGAACCCAGCGGTTACCGCGCCTGATTGGTGTACAGCAGGCAATGAAAATGATGCTCACCGGCGCTCCGGCCCGTGCTAAGCAGGCGAAGAAATACGGTATTGTCGATGACATGGTGCCGCAAAGTGTATTGCTTGATGTGGCTGAACAATTTGCGCTTAAAGCAAAGCCACACCGTGATGCCCCGCAAAAAGGCCTGGTGAATAAAGCACTGGAACAAAATCGTTTCGGCCGTAATCTTTTGTTTAAGAAAGCCAGAGAGCAGACTTTTGCGAAAACAAAAGGTAACTATCCGGCACCGGCGATGATCATTGATGTCATTGAAACCGGTCTGAATGACGGCATGAAAGCCGGGCTTAATGCAGAAGCTGATGCCTTCGGTAAGTTGGTGATGACACCGGAGTCATTCCAGTTACGTCAAATTTTCTTCGCCACTACAGAGATGAAGAAAGAACATGGTGTGGAAGGCGTAAAGCCTGCCAAAGTGCATAAAACCGGTGTACTGGGCGGTGGCCTGATGGGCGGTGGTATTGCTTATGTAACGGCAACCAAAGCCGGTGTCCCTGCACGGATCAAAGATGTTCGTGAGGAAGGTATCGCCAATGCGATGAAATACAGCTACGACATTCTTAACAAGAAAGTGAAAAAGCGCTTCATGCTGAAAAGTGAGATGCAAAAACAGCTTTCCTTACTGACCGGCAGTCTTGATTACCGTGGCTTTCAGGATGCTGATATTGTGATTGAAGCGGTATTTGAAGATCTTGCTCTGAAGCAACAGATGGTGGCTGACATTGAAGCCAACTGCAAAGCTGAAACGATTTTCGCTTCAAATACATCCTCTATTCCGATCACTGACATTGCTGCGAAGGCACAACGGCCGGAGAATGTTATTGGCCTGCATTACTTCTCTCCGGTAGACAAAATGCCGCTGGCGGAAGTTATCGCTCATGACAAAACGTCAGACGAGACTATTTCAACCACCGTAGAGTTTGCCCGTAAGCAGGGGAAAACCCCGGTTGTGGTGAAGGACGGGGCGGGGTTCTATGTGAACCGTATTCTTGCTCCTTATATGAACGAAGCGGCCTGTTTACTGCTGGCTGGAGAGCCGGTGGAGTATATCGATAAGTCGCTGGTGAAGTTTGGTTTCCCTGTGGGGCCGGTTAAGTTACTGGACGAAGTCGGCATTGACGTCGGGACCAAGATTATACCGTTTCTGGTTGAACAGTTTGGCAGCCGTTTCGAAGCGCCTGCGGCATTTGACAAAGTGCTGGCTGATGACCGTAAAGGGAAAAAGAATGGCAAGGGCTTTTATCTGTATGAAGGTAAAAAGCCCGGTAAGGAAGTGGATGAATCCATTTACACCGTGCTTGGTGTGACCCCGTCGAAGAAACTCAGCGAAAGGGCCATCGCGGAACGCTGTGTTCTGATGATGCTGAATGAAGCTGCACGTTGTCTGGACGAAGGTGTGATACGCAGTGCCCGCGACGGCGATATCGGGGCAATCTTCGGTATCGGCTTTCCGCCATTCCTTGGAGGTCCGTTCCGCTACATGGACACATTAGGACTGGATACCGTAGTCAACAAGCTGACACAACTGGCGGGTAGTGTTGATCCGAAATTCACCCCGGCTGAATGTTTACAGGAAATGGCAAAAGAAAACAAAACGTTCTATTGA
- the fadI gene encoding acetyl-CoA C-acyltransferase FadI, protein MTAKQSVTTRNGDRIAIVAGLRTPFAKMATYFHGVPAVDLGKMVVNELLIRNGVSPELVDQVVYGQVVQMPEAPNIAREIVLGTGMNVHTDAYSVSRACATSFQSTVNIAESMMAGTVEVGIAGGADSTSVSPIGVSKKLARALVDLQKAKTVGQKWAIVKKLGLKDLMPVPPAVAEYSTGLSMGQTAEQMAKTHGISRQSQDELAHRSHSLAAASWNEGKLDNEVMTAYAEPFKGALGKDNNVRFDSKVEGYAKLRPVFDKKYGSVTAANATPLTDGASAVLMMTESKAKALGYTPLGYIRSYAFAAIDVWEDMLMGPSYATPMALDRAGMTLNDLTLIEMHEAFAAQTLANVKMFASDKFAKEKLGRDKATGEIDMDKFNVMGSSIAYGHPFAATGTRMITQMLNELQRRGGGSGLLTACAAGGLGAAMIVETE, encoded by the coding sequence ATGACAGCTAAACAATCAGTCACAACCCGTAACGGTGACAGAATCGCGATAGTCGCAGGATTACGTACGCCATTCGCGAAAATGGCAACGTATTTCCACGGTGTGCCCGCCGTTGATCTGGGCAAGATGGTGGTCAATGAACTGCTCATCCGTAATGGCGTATCACCGGAGCTGGTGGACCAGGTGGTGTACGGACAAGTTGTGCAAATGCCGGAGGCGCCCAACATTGCCCGCGAGATCGTTCTGGGTACTGGCATGAATGTGCATACCGACGCTTACAGTGTGTCCCGTGCATGCGCTACCAGCTTTCAAAGCACGGTTAACATTGCAGAGAGCATGATGGCCGGTACCGTAGAAGTTGGTATTGCCGGTGGTGCCGATTCAACATCTGTATCACCAATTGGCGTGTCGAAAAAACTTGCCCGTGCACTGGTGGATCTGCAAAAGGCAAAGACAGTCGGTCAGAAGTGGGCCATTGTTAAAAAGCTGGGATTAAAAGATTTAATGCCTGTGCCGCCTGCAGTTGCAGAATATTCCACAGGCTTGTCCATGGGGCAGACAGCAGAGCAGATGGCCAAGACTCACGGTATCTCACGACAGTCTCAGGATGAACTGGCACACCGTTCTCATTCTCTGGCGGCTGCAAGCTGGAATGAAGGTAAGCTGGATAACGAAGTAATGACGGCCTATGCAGAGCCGTTCAAAGGCGCGCTGGGTAAAGATAACAACGTTCGTTTTGACTCAAAGGTGGAAGGCTACGCTAAACTGCGCCCTGTATTTGATAAGAAATACGGCTCCGTTACGGCCGCTAACGCAACGCCGCTGACCGATGGTGCATCTGCAGTACTGATGATGACGGAAAGTAAAGCCAAAGCATTAGGCTACACCCCGTTGGGTTACATCCGCAGCTACGCCTTCGCAGCTATTGATGTGTGGGAAGACATGCTGATGGGACCGTCTTATGCCACGCCAATGGCGCTGGACAGAGCCGGTATGACGCTCAACGACCTTACTCTGATTGAAATGCACGAGGCATTTGCAGCCCAGACACTGGCCAACGTGAAAATGTTTGCCAGCGACAAATTCGCTAAAGAAAAATTGGGTCGTGATAAAGCTACCGGTGAAATCGACATGGACAAATTTAACGTGATGGGCAGCTCTATCGCCTATGGTCACCCGTTTGCTGCTACCGGCACCCGGATGATCACCCAGATGCTGAATGAATTACAGCGCCGTGGCGGCGGAAGCGGATTGCTGACCGCATGTGCTGCCGGTGGTTTAGGCGCAGCCATGATTGTGGAGACAGAATAA
- a CDS encoding AAA family ATPase, whose amino-acid sequence MSAEQFQQLHTYLDSQIIGQSELTKSLLIALLADGHMLVEGPPGLAKTRAINALAHGIDGDFHRVQFTPDLLPADLTGTDIYRPETGEFVFQQGPLFHNLVLADEINRAPAKVQSALLEAMAERQITVGNKTYALPPLFLVMATQNPLEQEGTYPLPEAQLDRFLMHVSIDYPGADTELSILRLTRDEELKKATVAPPSLSQQDIFTARNAALSLHMAPELEQYLVQIVMATRTPEAFDTKMANWIEFGVSPRATIALDRCARAHAWLAGRDFVGPDDIQAVAHNVLRHRIILSYEAEAEGITVDQVLDNILNLVAVP is encoded by the coding sequence ATGTCTGCAGAGCAGTTTCAACAACTTCATACTTATTTAGACTCCCAGATTATTGGTCAGAGTGAACTGACGAAAAGCCTGTTGATTGCGCTTTTAGCCGATGGACATATGCTGGTTGAAGGCCCGCCCGGGCTGGCAAAAACCCGGGCGATTAATGCACTCGCTCATGGTATTGACGGCGACTTCCACCGTGTTCAGTTTACCCCTGACCTGTTACCGGCAGATTTAACCGGGACAGACATTTATCGTCCTGAGACCGGTGAGTTTGTATTTCAGCAGGGCCCCCTTTTCCATAACCTGGTGCTGGCTGACGAAATTAACCGGGCGCCTGCCAAAGTGCAGTCTGCGCTGTTAGAAGCCATGGCCGAACGTCAAATTACAGTAGGGAATAAAACTTACGCGTTACCCCCTCTGTTCCTTGTCATGGCCACACAAAACCCCCTCGAGCAAGAAGGGACCTACCCGTTGCCGGAAGCTCAACTTGACCGCTTCCTGATGCACGTGAGTATTGATTACCCGGGCGCTGATACTGAGCTGTCGATTCTGCGCCTTACCCGCGATGAAGAGCTGAAAAAAGCCACCGTTGCGCCACCTTCTCTGAGTCAGCAGGATATATTCACTGCCAGAAATGCTGCCTTGTCTTTACATATGGCACCGGAACTGGAGCAATACCTGGTTCAGATCGTTATGGCCACCCGTACGCCTGAAGCGTTTGATACAAAAATGGCGAACTGGATAGAATTTGGCGTAAGCCCGCGGGCCACCATTGCCCTTGACCGCTGTGCCCGTGCCCACGCCTGGCTTGCCGGACGTGATTTCGTCGGGCCGGACGACATTCAGGCTGTGGCGCATAATGTGTTACGTCACCGGATTATTTTGTCCTACGAAGCCGAAGCGGAAGGCATTACCGTGGATCAGGTACTGGACAACATTTTAAACCTGGTGGCAGTACCTTAA